The Halococcus saccharolyticus DSM 5350 genome window below encodes:
- a CDS encoding universal stress protein has product MYDRILVPTDGSPGADRVVDHAAELAAIHDAELHAIYVVNTAGYAGLPADTAIEGLGSMLNEQGEAALDRAEERVGDVPIERVLVDGPPSTEIVEYAESEGCDLIVMGTHGRGGIDRLLLGSVAERVVRTSSVPVLTVRVNGEQTDESSPDEATDGTENGR; this is encoded by the coding sequence ATGTACGATCGCATCCTCGTGCCGACCGACGGCTCGCCCGGAGCGGACCGCGTGGTCGATCACGCTGCCGAACTCGCGGCGATCCACGATGCAGAACTCCATGCAATCTACGTGGTCAACACCGCAGGGTATGCCGGGTTACCGGCCGACACCGCGATCGAGGGCCTCGGGTCGATGTTGAACGAACAGGGCGAGGCGGCGCTCGATCGAGCCGAAGAGCGCGTCGGGGACGTCCCGATCGAGCGTGTGCTGGTCGATGGCCCGCCGAGCACGGAGATCGTCGAGTACGCGGAGAGCGAGGGATGTGACCTGATCGTGATGGGAACCCACGGTCGCGGCGGTATCGACAGACTGTTGCTCGGCAGCGTCGCCGAGCGGGTCGTTCGTACCTCGTCGGTACCCGTGCTCACGGTGCGAGTCAACGGGGAGCAAACGGACGAATCCTCGCCGGACGAAGCGACCGACGGGACGGAGAACGGTCGATAA
- a CDS encoding amidohydrolase family protein: MIIEGTILCGRELEPIEGRVVIEDDEIVAIEEATVDSSNIVLPAFVNAHTHIGDSIAKEAGGGLSLDELVAPPDGLKHQLLRETSREELVAAMRRTIAFMRETGTGAFCEFREGDVEGVRAIEEALTGSALDATVLGRGSVAAMEASDGYGASGARDDEFARERAATREAGKLFGIHAGERDPHDIDPALDLDPDFLVHMVHAEPDHLDRVGREECPVVVCPRSNLVTGVGLGPIEELTDRTTVALGTDNAMLDSPSMFREMEFTAKLTDVSAHEVLRMATINGADILNFDCGIVEPGREARMLVLDGDSNNLHGARDPVRAVVRRAGVSDVERVVLPESRTAER; the protein is encoded by the coding sequence ATGATCATCGAGGGAACGATTCTCTGTGGGCGGGAACTCGAACCGATCGAGGGACGGGTCGTGATCGAGGACGACGAAATCGTCGCGATCGAGGAAGCCACCGTCGATTCCTCGAACATCGTCCTGCCGGCGTTCGTCAACGCCCACACTCACATCGGCGACTCGATCGCGAAAGAGGCCGGCGGCGGCCTCTCGCTCGACGAGCTCGTCGCGCCGCCCGACGGGCTGAAACACCAGCTCCTCCGGGAGACGAGTCGAGAGGAACTCGTCGCGGCCATGCGCCGGACGATCGCCTTCATGCGCGAGACCGGGACGGGCGCGTTCTGCGAGTTCCGCGAGGGCGACGTTGAGGGGGTTCGCGCGATCGAGGAGGCACTCACGGGATCGGCCCTCGACGCAACGGTGCTCGGCCGCGGATCGGTCGCGGCGATGGAAGCGAGCGACGGGTACGGCGCGAGCGGCGCGCGCGACGACGAGTTCGCCCGCGAGCGCGCGGCAACCCGCGAGGCAGGCAAACTGTTCGGCATCCACGCCGGCGAGCGCGATCCCCACGACATCGATCCCGCGCTCGATCTCGATCCCGATTTTTTGGTCCACATGGTCCACGCCGAACCCGACCACCTCGATCGTGTCGGGCGTGAGGAATGTCCAGTGGTGGTCTGTCCACGCTCGAACCTCGTGACTGGGGTCGGACTCGGGCCGATCGAGGAGCTCACGGACCGGACGACAGTCGCGCTCGGGACTGACAACGCGATGCTCGACAGTCCGTCGATGTTCCGCGAGATGGAGTTCACGGCGAAGCTCACGGACGTGTCGGCACACGAGGTGCTCCGGATGGCGACGATCAACGGGGCCGACATCCTGAATTTCGACTGTGGCATCGTCGAGCCGGGCCGCGAGGCGCGCATGCTCGTGCTCGACGGCGACTCGAACAATCTCCACGGCGCGCGCGATCCTGTCCGCGCGGTCGTCCGCCGGGCGGGTGTCAGCGACGTCGAACGCGTGGTGTTGCCGGAATCGAGGACCGCGGAACGTTGA
- a CDS encoding HD domain-containing protein, with amino-acid sequence MKTIKDSVHDHIEVAGVARELLDTATVQRLRHVRQLGTVDLVYPSANHTRFEHSLGVFHLADRALSQLGIEGRQAERVRAAALLHDVGHGPYSHNLEALVHRRTGKFHDDVDELLSTGEVATILEAHDLDPDRIAGLVAGEGRLGQLVSGELDVDRMDYLVRDAHHTGVPYGTVDHGRLVRELRFVDDELALAEGNVQTAESLLLARALMNPTVYSHPVARIGKAMLRRATERLLDGGNGDENSSIDAEALRRMDDHDLLVALRSHDRTAADAARLGRRDLYKRAVWAELRDTPDDIVDADHATVREWERAIADQAAVDAGDVILDVPARPSMTESSSRVVVSGEIRPLGRQSTLVEALNTTQRDQWRLGVYAPGDATEQVGTAAVSVLGLDIDGTLVSDVRPGIHATLDEFSTE; translated from the coding sequence ATGAAGACGATCAAGGACAGCGTCCACGATCACATCGAGGTCGCGGGCGTCGCGCGGGAGCTCCTCGACACCGCGACAGTCCAGCGCCTCCGCCACGTCCGCCAGCTCGGGACTGTCGATCTCGTCTACCCCTCCGCCAACCACACCCGCTTCGAGCACAGTCTCGGCGTATTTCACCTCGCCGACCGCGCCCTCTCCCAGCTCGGTATCGAGGGTCGCCAGGCCGAGCGTGTCCGGGCGGCCGCGCTGCTCCACGATGTCGGTCACGGCCCCTACAGCCACAACCTCGAAGCCCTCGTCCACCGCCGTACCGGGAAGTTCCACGACGACGTCGACGAACTCCTCTCGACTGGAGAGGTCGCCACAATCCTCGAAGCCCACGACCTCGATCCCGACCGGATCGCGGGCCTCGTCGCGGGCGAGGGCCGGCTCGGACAGTTGGTGTCGGGTGAACTCGACGTCGATCGGATGGACTACCTCGTTCGGGACGCTCACCACACCGGCGTGCCGTACGGCACTGTGGACCACGGCCGGCTCGTCCGGGAGCTCCGATTCGTCGACGACGAGCTCGCGCTCGCAGAGGGCAACGTCCAGACCGCGGAGTCGCTGCTGCTCGCGCGGGCGCTGATGAATCCCACAGTGTACAGCCACCCCGTCGCCAGGATCGGCAAGGCGATGCTCCGGCGCGCGACCGAGCGATTGCTCGACGGCGGCAACGGTGACGAAAATAGCTCAATCGACGCCGAGGCACTCCGCCGAATGGACGACCACGACCTCCTCGTGGCGCTCCGGAGCCACGACCGGACCGCGGCGGACGCCGCACGGCTGGGCCGGCGCGACCTCTACAAGCGCGCGGTCTGGGCCGAACTCCGCGATACGCCCGACGACATCGTGGACGCCGATCACGCGACCGTCCGCGAGTGGGAGCGAGCAATCGCCGACCAGGCGGCGGTCGACGCCGGCGACGTGATCCTCGACGTGCCCGCGCGCCCGAGCATGACCGAGTCCTCCTCGCGGGTGGTGGTGAGCGGCGAGATCCGGCCGCTCGGTCGCCAGTCGACGCTCGTCGAGGCGCTCAATACGACGCAGCGCGATCAGTGGCGGCTCGGCGTGTACGCGCCAGGCGACGCCACGGAACAGGTGGGCACCGCCGCCGTCTCGGTGCTCGGCCTCGACATCGACGGCACGCTCGTCTCTGACGTCAGGCCAGGAATTCACGCGACGCTCGACGAGTTCTCGACCGAGTGA
- a CDS encoding SDR family oxidoreductase: MSDVAAPDLDGRTAFITGTTRGIGKAIALSLAEHGCNVVSTGKTVDDTDADLDGTIHETAAECEDRGVASHAIQLDLRDADEVAAAASEAIDVFGEVDIVVNNASAIEIASVESMPANRFDLMTEVNVRGTYLTSRAFVPHLREIGGGQILTNAPPVTMDRGPGKAAYAWSKLGMTFVTLSLAGELEGDGIAANAFWPVTAIDTRATRYFGMGTEDDWRSPAIVADTVLELLDRDIEYTGNAVYDEEILREAGVDDFAEYNLTEGDPAPLSARMFDPDYERPA, translated from the coding sequence ATGTCCGACGTGGCTGCTCCGGATCTCGACGGTCGCACGGCGTTCATCACTGGGACGACGCGCGGGATCGGCAAGGCGATCGCGCTCTCGCTCGCCGAGCACGGCTGCAACGTCGTCTCGACTGGGAAGACCGTCGACGACACTGACGCCGATCTCGACGGGACGATCCACGAAACCGCCGCCGAATGTGAAGACCGTGGTGTCGCTTCCCACGCCATCCAGCTCGATCTCCGTGACGCCGACGAGGTCGCGGCCGCCGCCAGTGAGGCGATCGACGTCTTCGGCGAGGTCGATATCGTCGTCAACAACGCCAGCGCGATCGAAATCGCCAGCGTCGAGTCGATGCCTGCGAACCGCTTCGATCTCATGACCGAAGTCAACGTCCGTGGGACGTACCTCACGTCCCGCGCGTTCGTCCCGCATCTGCGCGAGATCGGTGGTGGGCAGATTTTGACGAACGCACCGCCGGTGACGATGGATCGCGGACCGGGAAAGGCCGCCTACGCGTGGTCGAAACTGGGGATGACGTTCGTCACGCTCTCGCTTGCCGGCGAACTCGAAGGCGACGGGATCGCGGCCAACGCGTTCTGGCCGGTGACCGCGATCGACACCCGCGCGACGCGATACTTCGGCATGGGCACCGAGGACGACTGGCGCTCGCCCGCCATCGTCGCGGACACGGTGCTCGAACTCCTCGATCGCGACATCGAATACACCGGCAACGCGGTCTACGACGAGGAGATCCTCCGCGAGGCTGGCGTCGACGATTTCGCCGAGTACAACCTCACCGAGGGTGATCCGGCACCGCTGTCCGCACGGATGTTCGATCCCGATTACGAACGGCCGGCGTAG
- the cofD gene encoding 2-phospho-L-lactate transferase, whose protein sequence is MVTFLSGGTGTPKLLPGAESVFDPADTTVICNTGDDVAIAGHLVCPDLDTVLFERGGVLDRERWWGIEGDSTETHDELRALSEEAGFDAGPRYLSDERQIEGRDLARWRRFSGVGEFMTIGDRDRAVHLFRTSLLDEGHSLTETTERLADAFSLDVSLLPMSDDPVATIIHTPEGTMHFQEFWVAHGGEPAVEDVEFRGTDDLERGGRNDSAAPTAAVRDALAEPVVIGPSNPVTSLGPLLALDDVPEALAETTVVAVSPFVGEELFSGPAAKLMAAVGVEPSTAGVAESYPFADAFVIDDADPTDLGRPTVTTDITIDDGEDSTRVAHAVEEALELGREVP, encoded by the coding sequence ATGGTGACGTTTCTCTCCGGGGGCACAGGGACACCAAAACTGCTCCCCGGAGCCGAGTCGGTCTTCGATCCCGCCGACACCACCGTTATCTGCAACACCGGCGACGACGTCGCAATCGCGGGCCACCTCGTCTGCCCCGATCTCGACACCGTCCTGTTCGAGCGCGGCGGCGTCCTCGACCGCGAGCGGTGGTGGGGGATCGAGGGCGACAGTACCGAAACCCACGACGAACTCCGCGCGCTCTCAGAGGAAGCAGGGTTCGACGCCGGCCCACGCTACCTCTCCGACGAGCGACAGATCGAAGGACGAGACCTCGCGCGCTGGCGACGGTTCTCTGGCGTGGGGGAGTTCATGACCATCGGCGATCGTGACCGGGCTGTCCACCTCTTCCGAACGAGTCTGCTCGACGAGGGTCACTCACTCACCGAAACAACCGAACGGCTCGCCGACGCCTTCTCGCTCGATGTCTCGCTCCTGCCGATGAGCGACGATCCGGTGGCGACGATCATCCACACTCCCGAGGGGACGATGCACTTTCAAGAATTTTGGGTCGCTCACGGCGGCGAGCCGGCGGTCGAGGACGTCGAGTTTCGTGGGACGGACGACTTGGAACGCGGCGGTCGAAACGACAGTGCGGCCCCGACGGCCGCGGTACGCGACGCGCTCGCCGAGCCGGTGGTGATCGGCCCGTCGAACCCGGTGACCAGTCTTGGACCGTTGCTCGCACTCGACGACGTTCCCGAAGCGCTCGCCGAAACGACCGTGGTTGCGGTCTCGCCGTTCGTCGGCGAGGAACTCTTCTCGGGACCGGCGGCGAAGCTAATGGCGGCAGTCGGCGTCGAACCGAGCACCGCCGGCGTCGCCGAATCCTACCCGTTCGCCGACGCGTTCGTGATCGATGACGCCGATCCCACGGATCTCGGCCGGCCGACGGTGACGACCGATATCACGATCGACGACGGAGAGGACTCGACGCGCGTCGCGCACGCGGTCGAGGAGGCTCTCGAACTCGGCCGGGAGGTGCCCTGA
- a CDS encoding tRNA-dihydrouridine synthase — translation MFEPRLALASLSGESDAAWARAVEEHVGAAFLGGIALDEPSRRAARQLVARDRTEFLPDDPIAFVDSHLDALDDVPLRPGVNVRSASRAPIREVAGVCADHDALIEINAHCRQDELCAVGCGETLLREAHRLCEYVETAAETGATVSVKVRAEVPGVSLPDTARWVAAAGAGVIHVDAMDSEPVIADVAGATDAFVIANNSVRDAPTVREYLDHGADAVSVGRPSDRPAVLKRVRRATDEWFAEREEASERIEPGASG, via the coding sequence ATGTTCGAGCCCCGACTCGCGCTCGCGAGCCTGAGCGGCGAGTCCGACGCTGCGTGGGCGCGCGCGGTCGAAGAGCACGTTGGCGCGGCCTTCCTCGGCGGAATCGCACTCGACGAACCCTCTCGGCGAGCGGCACGCCAGCTCGTTGCCCGCGACCGCACCGAGTTCCTGCCCGACGACCCGATCGCGTTCGTCGATTCCCATCTCGACGCGCTCGACGACGTGCCGCTCCGTCCGGGGGTCAACGTCCGGAGCGCATCGCGCGCGCCGATCCGCGAGGTCGCCGGGGTCTGTGCCGACCACGACGCTCTTATCGAGATCAACGCCCACTGCCGCCAGGACGAGCTGTGCGCGGTCGGCTGTGGCGAGACCCTCCTTCGAGAGGCCCACCGGCTGTGCGAGTACGTCGAGACCGCCGCCGAGACGGGCGCGACGGTGAGTGTGAAAGTCCGCGCCGAGGTACCAGGCGTCTCGCTCCCCGACACGGCACGGTGGGTCGCGGCCGCGGGGGCCGGCGTGATCCACGTCGACGCGATGGACTCCGAGCCGGTGATCGCCGATGTCGCGGGCGCGACCGACGCGTTCGTGATCGCCAACAACAGTGTCCGCGACGCCCCGACCGTCCGCGAGTACCTCGATCACGGGGCTGACGCCGTGAGCGTGGGACGGCCGAGCGACCGACCGGCGGTGCTGAAGCGCGTGCGACGGGCGACCGACGAGTGGTTCGCGGAGCGGGAGGAAGCGTCAGAGCGGATCGAGCCGGGTGCGAGCGGATGA
- a CDS encoding triphosphoribosyl-dephospho-CoA synthase — MRTPAENAQLALLLEVTATPKPGNVDRAREYPDLRFEHFMAGAVGANEGLRAAAGDPIGESFERAIEGMADQRGGNTQFGALLLLVPLIRAASDGDGASSGSEELTPERAAHVAEATTVADAAAFYRAFEHVDVAVDDPPADMEALDVRRGADAVPAIEKRGMTLYDVFERSADRDDVAREWVSGFPRTFAAADRIAALDGLVSDRAARVFLELLADEPDTHVVTKYGESTAQEVSAAAATALDGDTDPDALADDLVERGVNPGTTADLVAAGLFVALERGLDV, encoded by the coding sequence ATGAGAACGCCGGCCGAGAACGCCCAGCTGGCGCTCTTGCTCGAAGTCACCGCGACGCCCAAGCCAGGCAACGTCGACCGCGCCCGCGAGTACCCCGACCTCCGGTTCGAACACTTCATGGCCGGCGCGGTCGGCGCGAACGAGGGGCTCAGGGCCGCTGCCGGCGACCCCATTGGGGAGTCGTTCGAGCGCGCCATCGAGGGGATGGCCGACCAGCGCGGCGGCAATACCCAGTTCGGCGCGCTGTTGTTGCTCGTCCCGCTGATCCGAGCGGCGAGCGACGGAGACGGTGCGTCATCCGGGAGCGAGGAACTGACGCCGGAGCGCGCCGCACACGTCGCGGAAGCCACCACGGTCGCCGACGCCGCCGCGTTCTACCGAGCGTTCGAGCACGTCGATGTCGCAGTCGACGACCCGCCGGCGGACATGGAAGCCCTCGATGTCCGTCGAGGAGCCGACGCCGTGCCAGCGATCGAGAAACGAGGGATGACCCTGTACGACGTGTTCGAGCGGAGCGCCGATCGGGACGACGTCGCTCGCGAGTGGGTATCGGGGTTTCCCCGAACGTTCGCCGCGGCCGACCGCATCGCCGCACTCGACGGCCTAGTGTCGGACCGCGCGGCGCGGGTCTTCCTCGAACTGCTCGCGGACGAACCCGATACGCACGTCGTCACGAAATACGGCGAATCGACTGCACAGGAGGTTTCAGCGGCCGCCGCAACGGCGTTGGATGGCGATACCGATCCCGACGCTCTCGCCGACGATCTCGTCGAGCGCGGCGTGAATCCAGGGACAACCGCCGACCTCGTCGCCGCCGGACTGTTCGTCGCGCTCGAACGCGGGCTCGACGTATGA
- a CDS encoding DUF447 domain-containing protein translates to MTEPSGTATDAEWPVALRGVTESVVATLGPNGQWNFAALGLHAGDPVTARTWGATRTRRNFHEEGEGVVQFLTDPVVFAESALSILERSSPTHPAADAWVRVAVEQVDAGESGGTSWAEWELTPVDSGVETERVPTTNRGYGAVIEATVAASRLDVDAYDTDELRARLDYFSEVVETCGDEREREAMRMVRDLTAWDRRRNDTDE, encoded by the coding sequence ATGACCGAGCCAAGTGGAACCGCAACCGACGCCGAATGGCCTGTCGCGCTCCGGGGTGTAACCGAGTCCGTGGTGGCGACGCTCGGTCCCAACGGACAGTGGAACTTCGCGGCACTCGGCCTCCATGCCGGCGATCCAGTGACCGCTCGCACGTGGGGTGCGACACGGACCAGGCGCAACTTCCACGAGGAGGGCGAGGGCGTCGTCCAGTTCCTCACGGATCCGGTGGTGTTCGCAGAGAGCGCGCTCTCGATCCTCGAACGCTCTTCGCCTACTCATCCCGCGGCCGACGCGTGGGTGCGCGTCGCGGTTGAGCAGGTCGATGCGGGCGAGTCAGGAGGTACATCGTGGGCCGAATGGGAACTCACGCCCGTCGACTCGGGCGTCGAAACCGAACGCGTGCCGACCACCAACCGGGGCTACGGGGCGGTGATCGAGGCGACAGTCGCGGCCTCGCGGCTCGACGTCGACGCCTACGACACCGACGAACTCCGCGCTCGCCTCGATTATTTCTCAGAGGTGGTCGAGACCTGCGGCGACGAGCGCGAGCGCGAGGCGATGCGGATGGTTCGTGATCTCACAGCTTGGGACAGGAGACGGAACGACACGGATGAGTGA
- a CDS encoding 30S ribosomal protein S17e, translating to MAIKPAYIKKTGTQLLERYPEAFSTDFEHNKESVTALTNVTSKNVRNRIAGYVTRKRQGNAAA from the coding sequence ATGGCGATCAAACCGGCCTACATCAAGAAGACCGGCACACAGCTACTCGAACGGTATCCCGAGGCGTTCTCGACCGACTTCGAGCACAACAAGGAGAGCGTGACCGCGCTCACGAACGTCACCTCGAAGAACGTCCGCAACCGCATCGCGGGCTACGTCACCCGCAAGCGCCAGGGGAACGCAGCGGCCTGA
- the asd gene encoding aspartate-semialdehyde dehydrogenase, with protein sequence MSSTRVGVLGATGAVGQRLIQLLDPHPEFEIATLTASDDSAGKSYREAAKWRIETPIPDDVAELVVERTDPDAVPDDVDLLFSSLPSSVGERVEPGFCEAGYVVSSNSSNARMADDVPLTIPEVNHDHLDLLEVQRDERGWDGALVKNPNCSTITMVPTLAALDSFGLSTVHVATMQAVSGAGYAGVSSMEILDNVLPHIGGEEEKMETETRKLLGSFDGAEIDLHDVDVAASCNRVPTLDGHLESAWAETSEALTADNAMAAMRDAPSLDLHSSPDQLIEVFEDPNRPQPRLDRMVGGGMSVAAGGVRETSDGVQYNCLAHNTLRGAAGASVLNGELLVEDGWF encoded by the coding sequence ATGTCTTCCACACGCGTCGGTGTTCTCGGAGCCACCGGGGCCGTCGGGCAGCGGCTGATCCAGCTTCTCGATCCCCACCCCGAGTTCGAGATCGCGACCCTGACCGCGAGCGACGACAGCGCCGGCAAGTCCTACCGTGAGGCGGCGAAGTGGCGTATCGAGACGCCGATTCCCGATGACGTCGCGGAACTCGTAGTAGAACGGACCGATCCCGACGCCGTCCCCGACGACGTCGATCTCCTCTTCTCGTCGCTGCCCTCCTCGGTCGGCGAGCGGGTCGAACCGGGCTTCTGTGAGGCGGGGTACGTGGTTTCGTCGAACTCCTCGAACGCGCGGATGGCCGACGACGTGCCGCTGACGATCCCGGAGGTCAACCACGACCATCTCGATCTCCTCGAAGTCCAACGCGACGAGCGCGGTTGGGACGGAGCCCTCGTGAAGAACCCCAACTGCTCGACGATCACGATGGTACCGACGCTCGCGGCGCTCGACTCGTTCGGTCTTTCTACTGTCCACGTCGCCACGATGCAGGCGGTCTCGGGCGCGGGCTACGCGGGCGTGAGCTCGATGGAAATCCTCGACAACGTGCTCCCGCACATCGGTGGCGAGGAGGAGAAAATGGAGACCGAGACCCGCAAACTCCTCGGCTCGTTCGACGGCGCGGAGATCGATCTCCATGATGTCGACGTCGCGGCCTCGTGCAACCGGGTGCCGACGCTCGACGGCCACCTCGAAAGCGCGTGGGCCGAAACCAGCGAGGCCCTCACTGCCGACAACGCGATGGCCGCCATGCGGGACGCCCCCTCGCTTGACCTCCACAGCTCGCCCGACCAGCTGATCGAGGTTTTCGAGGACCCGAACCGCCCGCAGCCCCGCCTCGATCGGATGGTGGGCGGAGGGATGAGCGTCGCGGCGGGCGGCGTTCGCGAGACCAGCGATGGGGTGCAGTACAACTGTCTCGCGCACAACACGCTGCGCGGGGCGGCCGGCGCGAGCGTGCTCAACGGCGAGTTGCTGGTCGAAGACGGCTGGTTCTGA
- a CDS encoding D-2-hydroxyacid dehydrogenase has protein sequence MDLYEVRSNGISCVETSDNEADIVTESNPDIAVLRRGVHGMPMAEYAAALRERLPEYDVRRAATPDEERDLLARTTVATGSTVEPSVLDRAENLRLFACSYAGYGHLPTEAFKDHGVSVTTASGVHAPNIAEHVLGFLLTFCRRHHEGWRRQQRREWRAYPTRELAGSTVTIVGLGALGGGVVERLQGFDIDTIGIRHSPERGGPTDEVLGTDDLHDALARTDHLVLAVPLTDETEGMIGAAEFDTLPPDAVVVNVARGPVIDTDALVSALRSNAIGGAGLDVTDPEPLPEDHPLWGFENVLITPHNAGHTPEYYERLADIVAENLRRVENTGKYENLRNQVI, from the coding sequence GTGGACTTATACGAGGTGCGGTCGAACGGGATCTCATGTGTCGAGACGAGCGACAACGAGGCGGATATCGTGACTGAATCGAACCCCGATATCGCCGTACTCCGGCGAGGTGTCCACGGGATGCCGATGGCGGAGTACGCGGCGGCGCTGCGCGAGCGCCTGCCGGAGTACGACGTTCGACGCGCTGCAACGCCCGACGAAGAGCGCGATCTGCTCGCGCGCACGACGGTCGCCACCGGCTCGACCGTGGAGCCGTCCGTACTCGATCGCGCCGAGAACCTCCGGCTGTTCGCGTGTTCGTACGCCGGTTACGGCCACCTGCCGACCGAGGCGTTCAAGGACCACGGCGTGAGCGTGACGACCGCCTCGGGAGTCCACGCCCCGAACATCGCCGAGCACGTCCTCGGTTTCCTCCTCACGTTCTGTCGTCGTCATCACGAGGGATGGCGACGCCAGCAGCGCCGCGAGTGGCGCGCCTACCCGACTCGCGAACTCGCCGGATCCACAGTCACAATCGTGGGTCTCGGCGCGCTCGGCGGCGGCGTCGTCGAGCGACTCCAAGGATTCGACATCGACACCATCGGCATCCGCCACTCGCCCGAGCGGGGTGGTCCAACCGACGAAGTCCTCGGCACCGACGACCTCCACGACGCGCTCGCCCGCACCGACCATCTCGTGCTCGCGGTTCCGCTCACCGACGAAACCGAAGGAATGATCGGCGCGGCGGAGTTCGACACCCTCCCGCCCGACGCCGTCGTCGTGAACGTCGCGCGCGGGCCCGTGATCGACACCGACGCCCTCGTGTCGGCGCTGCGATCGAATGCGATCGGCGGCGCGGGTCTCGACGTCACCGATCCCGAACCCCTCCCCGAGGATCATCCACTATGGGGGTTCGAGAACGTACTCATCACGCCGCACAACGCGGGCCACACGCCAGAGTACTACGAACGACTTGCAGATATCGTGGCCGAGAACCTTCGGCGAGTCGAGAACACAGGGAAATACGAGAATCTCCGGAACCAGGTGATTTAA
- a CDS encoding NAD(P)/FAD-dependent oxidoreductase encodes MERIDVAVVGGGPAGTAAAWTAARQGADAVAFEKGVPRADRADLGPDSTDAAGMLDYWVDLMDLPEAIPDEVILRDLDGATFAGPNERITIRDTGMDASYPEFGFTFHRARFDDWLRERCEAAGGGYRVGNGIRDVAIDPQDGHTLTLRDGHEIEAEYLILADGPQRTITRGVLSEFVAEARLENLASNRANHIAYQEYREFPPELFDDDHIKFWWGAMPGHTAYPWVFPNDGTVARVGLTMPIGLDLDDVANRDAYRLLRPDDTTVPPGKEYVRRLLETEYPGYDLDDFPLVEDRGKRGGVESYPISSTRPIDSPVDANVAIVGGAMGATSAFHEGGDHVAVRTGKIAGALAGAGALGAYNREWKRAVGEEVRRNVAMADVVRGFEPDDWDRTFRSIGRTLDDGRYSTLRTPLLGYGGLSVLARYQRAKLGYRNGGYVQLAESEYAI; translated from the coding sequence ATGGAGCGGATCGACGTGGCGGTGGTCGGCGGAGGTCCGGCGGGGACGGCGGCGGCGTGGACGGCCGCGAGGCAGGGTGCCGACGCGGTCGCCTTCGAGAAGGGCGTCCCGCGGGCCGACCGTGCGGACCTCGGGCCGGACTCGACCGACGCCGCTGGCATGTTGGACTACTGGGTCGACCTGATGGATCTTCCCGAAGCGATCCCCGACGAGGTGATCCTCCGCGATCTCGACGGCGCGACCTTTGCGGGACCGAACGAACGAATCACGATCCGCGACACCGGAATGGACGCGTCGTATCCCGAGTTCGGGTTCACCTTCCATCGCGCGCGCTTCGACGACTGGCTCCGCGAGCGCTGCGAGGCCGCCGGCGGAGGCTACCGGGTCGGCAACGGGATCAGGGACGTCGCGATCGACCCGCAGGACGGCCACACGCTCACGCTGCGCGACGGCCACGAGATCGAAGCCGAGTATCTGATCCTCGCCGACGGGCCACAGCGGACGATCACACGGGGCGTTCTCTCCGAGTTCGTCGCCGAGGCCCGCCTCGAAAATCTCGCTTCGAACCGTGCGAACCACATCGCCTACCAGGAGTATCGGGAGTTCCCGCCCGAACTGTTCGACGACGATCACATCAAATTCTGGTGGGGCGCGATGCCCGGCCACACCGCGTACCCGTGGGTGTTCCCGAACGACGGCACGGTGGCCCGCGTGGGGCTGACGATGCCGATCGGGCTCGACCTCGACGACGTGGCTAACCGGGACGCGTACCGCCTCCTCCGGCCCGACGACACGACCGTACCGCCAGGCAAGGAGTACGTCCGACGACTGCTCGAAACCGAGTACCCCGGCTACGACCTCGATGACTTCCCGCTGGTCGAGGATCGCGGCAAGCGCGGCGGCGTCGAGTCCTACCCCATCTCCTCGACTCGCCCGATCGACTCTCCCGTGGACGCGAACGTTGCGATCGTCGGCGGTGCGATGGGTGCGACCTCGGCGTTCCACGAGGGTGGCGATCACGTCGCGGTTCGGACCGGCAAGATCGCCGGCGCGCTCGCGGGGGCGGGCGCACTCGGGGCGTACAACCGCGAGTGGAAGCGTGCGGTCGGCGAGGAGGTCCGCCGGAACGTCGCGATGGCCGACGTCGTCCGCGGGTTCGAGCCGGACGACTGGGATCGCACGTTTCGGTCGATCGGCCGAACGCTCGACGACGGTCGCTACAGCACGCTCAGGACGCCGTTACTGGGATACGGTGGCCTCTCGGTGCTCGCTCGCTATCAGCGTGCGAAGCTCGGCTACCGGAACGGCGGGTACGTCCAGCTCGCCGAATCGGAGTACGCGATCTGA